One window of Saccharomyces kudriavzevii IFO 1802 strain IFO1802 genome assembly, chromosome: 10 genomic DNA carries:
- the PGU1 gene encoding endo-polygalacturonase (similar to Saccharomyces cerevisiae PGU1 (YJR153W)): MIFGNSLLLPTLYTFAVATPLLKRDSCTLSGSSLSSLSTVKKCTSIIIKDLTVPAGQTLDLSGLSKGTTVTFQGTTTFQYKEWAGPLISISGSKISVVGASGHLIDGQGAKWWDGLGDNGKVKPKFVKLALTGTSKVTGLNIKNAPHQVFSVNKCSDLTISGVTIDIRDGDSAGGHNTDAFDVGSSTNVVIQGCTVYNQDDCIAVNSGTTIKFLNNYCYNGHGISIGSVGGRSDNTVNGFWAENNHVINSDNGLRIKTVQGATGSVTNVNFITNTISNIKKYGIVIEGDYLNGKTTGTATGGVPISNLVVKGITGSVNSAAKKVKVLVKNASNWQWSGVSISGGSSYSGCSGIPSGSGASC; encoded by the coding sequence ATGATTTTTGGTAATTCACTACTTTTGCCTACCTTGTACACTTTTGCTGTCGCAACACctttgttgaaaagagatTCCTGTACCTTATCAGGGTCCTCTCTGTCCTCACTCTCAACTGTGAAAAAATGTACCAGTATAATTATCAAAGATTTAACTGTTCCAGCTGGACAAACTTTAGATCTAAGCGGTTTGAGCAAGGGCACCACTGTTACCTTTCAAGGCACGACTACGTTTCAATACAAGGAATGGGCTGGtcctttgatttcaatATCAGGATCCAAAATTAGTGTTGTTGGCGCCTCAGGGCATCTTATTGATGGTCAAGGAGCTAAATGGTGGGACGGTTTAGGTGATAACGGAAAGGTCAAGCCAAAATTTGTAAAATTAGCCTTGACAGGGACATCAAAAGTCACTGGATtgaatattaaaaatgCACCACATCAAGTTTTCAGCGTCAATAAATGTTCTGATTTAACCATCAGTGGCGTAACAATTGATATAAGAGACGGTGATTCTGCGGGTGGTCACAACACAGATGCGTTTGATGTTGGTAGCTCCACCAATGTAGTGATTCAGGGATGTACAGTTTATAATCAAGACGATTGTATCGCTGTTAATTCTGGTACGACTATCAAATTCCTCAATAATTATTGCTACAATGGCCACGGTATTTCTATAGGCTCTGTTGGTGGCCGTTCTGATAATACTGTCAACGGCTTTTGGGCTGAAAACAATCATGTGATCAACTCCGACAATGGATTGAGGATTAAGACTGTACAAGGTGCCACAGGGTCGGTTACTAATGTCAACTTTATCACCAATACGATTAgcaatataaaaaaatacggTATTGTTATCGAAGGTGATTATCTGAATGGTAAGACCACAGGTACTGCTACGGGGGGCGTTCctatttcaaatttagtggtGAAAGGCATCACGGGGAGTGTGAATTCCGCAGCCAAAAAGGTCAAAGTCTTGGTCAAAAATGCTTCTAACTGGCAGTGGTCTGGGGTGTCCATTAGCGGTGGTTCTTCCTATTCTGGCTGTTCTGGCATCCCATCTGGCTCTGGTGCATCGTGCTAG
- the SKDI10G3540 gene encoding uncharacterized protein, whose amino-acid sequence MNTNSHNPYEPYELDSQKYINMTKKSGLVVSEPGLTQDAFTVKDKFDYKGMIEKLEKYGLCVIEKFIEPSQCDKILNEIDPHFYRYESWQGSPFPKETTVATRSVLHSPTILKDVVCDRTFCEMAKHFLNEENYFFAGKMINKCTSDIQLNSGIVYKVGAGAADQGYHREDIVHHTTHQACERFQYGSETMLGLGVAFTDMNEANGSTRMIVGSHLWGPHDSCGNFDEKMEFHVNAAKGDAVLFLGSLYHAASANHTSRDRVAGYFFMTKSYLKPEENLHLGTDLRVFRDLPLEALQLLGLGISEPFCGHIDYKSPGHLIDSSLFEDDIENGYYGETIKVNYDTK is encoded by the coding sequence ATGAACACAAATTCGCACAACCCTTATGAACCATACGAACTCGACAGTCAAAAATACATTAACATGACAAAAAAGAGCGGTCTTGTAGTGTCTGAGCCCGGCTTAACCCAGGACGCATTTACGGTAAAAGACAAGTTTGATTATAAAGGAATGATAGAAAAGCTGGAGAAATACGGACTTTGtgtaattgaaaaatttatagaACCTTCCCAGTGTGATAAAATATTGAACGAAATCGACCCGCATTTTTATAGATACGAATCGTGGCAGGGCTCGCCATTTCCTAAGGAAACAACTGTTGCAACAAGATCGGTTTTGCACTCGCCTACAATCTTAAAGGATGTGGTATGCGACCGTACGTTTTGTGAAATGGCAAAACACTTTctaaatgaagaaaactatTTTTTCGCCGGAAAAATGATTAATAAATGTACTAGTGATATTCAACTGAACTCCGGTATTGTCTACAAGGTTGGCGCTGGTGCTGCTGACCAGGGATACCACCGAGAAGATATTGTTCACCACACGACCCATCAGGCATGTGAACGTTTCCAATATGGGAGCGAAACAATGTTGGGATTGGGAGTGGCTTTCACGGATATGAATGAAGCAAATGGGTCCACACGAATGATTGTTGGTTCACATTTGTGGGGTCCGCACGATTCCTGTGGCAATTTTGACGagaaaatggaatttcATGTGAACGCTGCAAAGGGTGACGCTGTTCTATTCTTGGGGAGCCTCTATCATGCAGCCAGCGCAAATCATACTTCAAGAGACAGGGTTGctggatatttttttatgacAAAAAGCTACTTGAAGCCAGAGGAGAATCTTCATTTAGGGACAGATTTACGAGTGTTCAGGGACTTGCCATTGGAGGCCTTGCAGCTGTTGGGGCTAGGAATTAGTGAGCCATTCTGTGGTCACATAGACTATAAAAGTCCAGGGCATCTCATCGATTCTAGCTTGTTTGAGGACGATATTGAAAACGGATATTATGGTGAGACAATAAAGGTAAATTATGATACCAAATGA
- the AAD10 gene encoding putative aryl-alcohol dehydrogenase (similar to Saccharomyces cerevisiae AAD10 (YJR155W)), producing MSDVFGPAPEPPTELGRLRVLSKTAGIRVSPLILGGMSIGDAWSGFMGSMNKERAFELLDAFFEAGGNFIDTANNYQNEQSEAWIGEWMVSRKLRDQIVIATKFTTDYKKYEVGKGRSANFCGNHKHSLHVSVRDSLRKLQTDWIDILYVHWWDYMSSIEEVMDSLHILVQQGKVLYLGVSDTPAWVVSAANYYATSHGKTPFSIYQGKWNLLNRDFEREIIPMARHFGMALAPWDVMGGGRFQSKKALEERKKSGEGLRSFVGTSEQTDAEVKISEALSKVAEEHGIESVTAIAIAYVRSKAKHVFPLVGGRKIEHLKQNIEALSIKLTPGQIEYLESIVPFDVGFPSNFIGDDPAVTKKLAFLPAMSAKIAFDD from the coding sequence aTGTCTGATGTATTTGGACCTGCACCTGAACCACCTACCGAGTTAGGACGTCTAAGAGTTCTCTCTAAAACAGCTGGTATAAGAGTCTCTCCGCTAATATTGGGAGGTATGTCGATTGGTGACGCCTGGTCAGGATTCATGGGGTCAATGAACAAGGAGCGGGCTTTTGAGCTGCTTGATGCCTTTTTCGAGGCAGGTGGAAACTTCATTGATACTGCAAATAATTACCAAAATGAACAGTCAGAGGCATGGATAGGTGAATGGATggtttcaagaaaattgcGTGACCAAATTGTTATTGCCACCAAATTCACCACAGACTATAAGAAGTATGAAGTGGGCAAGGGCAGAAGTGCCAACTTCTGTGGTAATCACAAGCATAGTTTACACGTAAGTGTGAGAGATTCTCTTCGCAAATTGCAGACTGATTGGATTGACATTCTCTATGTTCACTGGTGGGATTATATGAGTTCGATCGAGGAAGTTATGGATAGTCTGCATATTCTTGTGCAGCAGGGCAAGGTCCTCTACCTGGGAGTATCTGATACACCTGCATGGGTCGTGTCTGCTGCAAATTACTACGCTACCTCTCACGGGAAAACTCCCTTCAGCATCTATCAAGGTAAATGGAATCTGTTGAATAGGGACTTTGAGCGTGAAATTATTCCAATGGCTAGGCATTTTGGTATGGCTCTCGCTCCATGGGATGTCATGGGAGGGGGAAGATTTCAGAGCAAAAAAGCTTTAGAAGAACGGAAGAAGAGTGGAGAGGGCCTGCGTAGCTTTGTTGGTACATCTGAACAGACGGATGCAGAGGTTAAGATCAGCGAGGCATTGTCGAAGGTTGCTGAGGAACATGGCATTGAGTCTGTCACAGCTATTGCCATTGCCTATGTCCGCTCCAAAGCGAAGCATGTTTTCCCATTGGTTGGAGGAAGGAAAATTGAGCACCTCAAACAAAATATTGAGGCGTTGAGTATTAAATTGACACCAGGACAGATAGAATATCTAGAAAGCATTGTCCCATTCGATGTTGGGTTCCCTAGCAATTTCATCGGAGATGATCCTGCAGTTACTAAGAAACTTGCATTCCTTCCAGCAATGTCTGCCAAGATTGCTTTTGACGATTAG